The nucleotide window GAGAACCTCTTTGGACTAAGGGGTCACCAACTAGTTGGGGGGCGACAGGCAGGCATCCATGGGCCCCTGACCCATTTCCCTGAGACTGATCTGATGGTCATCAGGTGCCCAAGCCAAAGGCATAGGGATATGTGGCCTCCAAcgtggggaagggacagggaagaCCCCCCAGGTCCTGGTTTTGATCACATCACTGTAGCAGCATTTGGAAGGCATGTCAGAAATTCacattcccctctcctcccctgagaAGAGTCGGGCTGGGCAGGCGGCAGGCGCTGCCCAGGAAGGAGTCTTTAACCCAAGCCCCGTGAGGTGACCATGATgggagcccctgggtgggggaggtCTCTGGGGAAGCTGATCCCAGGGAGACtcaggcctggaggcaggggaaggTTTCCAGAGGCCAAGAGGCAGGAgggtctggggagggagggcaggggataACAGGCTGGGCCTgcaggggagtggggctggggtgccCACTGTGGGGGAGGGACGGCAGCGGGCAGGCACCAGCCCACCCCTCAGCCACAGCGTGCTCTTTTGGACGGACCCTCCTCATGGATAAGCACCGAATTGGCCTCAGGTGCTGGAAGCAGTCTGCTCCCCTGTGGGTTCTGGGGTCACCCCTGGCAATAGCTCCGTGAGACCTCGGGGCTCTAGAAAACACCCCTGCCACAACTCTGGCCTTCTCAGAGACAGGGCAGAGCCTCTTCCAGAGCACAGAGACCTCTGGAGTCCCTGGGGCTCCCTGGCTGGTGGACAGCGACCCCCGGACCCGGCCCCCTCACCCAGGGTCAGGCTCAGCAAAcaagcccctgcccctcccctgggtgGTTCCCTGGCTGGGGCCTTGCTGGGTGAGCCACACTGCTCCCGGCAACAGAAAGAGCATGAGCCACAAATGTGACTTAAAATTTCCTAGTAGccgcaataaaaaataaagagaaattcattttaattatgcatttttttaacccaatatatccaaagcGTGACCCGGCTCAGGAAGCAttcggggggagggaggggagggagtcctCAAGCAGGTGTGAGCCATAGGACCAGGACCTCCTTTGTCAGCTGTCAGCTGTCAGAACCGGGGAGCAGGGCGCAATGGGGAggcacagccctgccctgggagccGGCTCTGCTGGGGCCCAGGGCGCTGACGTGGATCAGGCCCCCCTGAGcctacctcccacccccagtggCTGGGCCAGTGTGGGGggtgctggaggaagggaggcgCTCGGAGGCTGGCAGAAGTCCAGCCCCTGCAGCTCTCCTCggctctcctctcccacccacgCAGCTCATCGGGACTCCTGGCACGGAGCTCccaggtgggggaggcaggtgacAGGCGACAAGGGGGGGCCGCTGTCAGCActgcagcacagagcccagtgccgCAGCCCAACCCCCACGGGGGCCATccccccctgcctcccctccatcCTCCATGGTCTGGGtcccaggagcaggggagggctcTGGAAATGCCGCAGTGACCTGTCCCTACTGCTGCCATTGCAGAGATGGGGGACAccaagggggaggaggaagcccaGGGGACAGCAAGGACTTGTGCCCAGTGAGGTTGTGGGCCCACAGCTTGGGGCGCCGCGTGTCACTGCTGGGGGCCAAGGCCAGAACCGACTCAGCTCCCGAAGCCCCCTGACGGAAAGGAGGGGGTTCAGGCTCAGCCTCCGGCCCTGGAGTCAAAGGAGAGGTGGAAGGACAAGGGCCGCCGCACGGGCCGGGGATGAGGTGAGGCCGCTGTGGGCCCCGGGGCTCAGGCCAACAGCAGCCCGGCTGGGCGGCAGCACCCAAGGGGGGCAGCTGTGGGGAGCGGGACCCCGCTGGCAGTGAAGGGGTCATGCCCCTGCTGGGGAGGCTGGAGTAGCTTGCGGTGTGGGTTTCCCACAaccacctcctctctgctccccctgctccagAGCACGAGCCCCAGGGGCCCTTCTCGGCCCCTGTCCACACTGCCCCCACACACGCCTCCCCCCCACACACGTATGCACTCCCtgccacacacgcacacacacgcacgcacacaccctgacatgcacgcgcacacacaccctACCCCACAcacgtgcgtacacacacacctgtcacacgcacgtgtgcacacacgcacacacacacaggtggccCTGAAACTCATCCACCAAGGATGCCATTGGTACCACAGCCTGGTTCCCATAGCAACACCTGGATGACGGGACAGGGGAGAAGAGTGGAAATGCAGAGAGacactaaataaagaaaaacaatttctcaACACGGGCACGCAGGGAGAAACACGCGTGGAGGGACGGCCCGGGGGGGCCTGTGGGCCGGAAGGGGAGCTGGAGGAGCCTGCTGCCTTCAGGAGAGGCGCTGAGGCCCAGGGCCAGAACTCGAGCTCTAGGTggaccccagctccagcccctgggCCGCGTCCCCTCCTGCGCCCCCACTGGGAAGCCTCCTTCGTGCCTCTGTTCCCACAGGTGCCCAAGGAAGGACGTAGACTGTCAGCCCCAGGCGGCGGTGCAGGTGGCCACATCCCACTTGTCCTTGACGGAGAGCCCCACACAGCGATGGTTTACCTGCTCGAAGGAGCAAACTCCGGTTGGGGTCTCCTCAGAAGCTTCGAGGAACAGCAGGAACACACAGAGTTCCTTTCTGCCAAGGACACGCTCCTGGAGATGTGGGGGTCTGAGCGGACCCCAAGCTCTTGCTTCATCCAGGGATCAGAGGCAAGCAGTATGTGCTCCCCAAGGCCAGGTCTGAATTCTCACAGACAAGAACTCATCGCACAAACGGTTTCAGCACACCTCatccaggccaggccctgggggcgGTCAGGGCACAGGTGGAGCCTCCAGTCTGCAAGCCCCAGCCACCCTCCCACCTGTGGTTCCCTCTGTCTGGGAGGTGTCAGACCTCCCATAAGGCCCTCCTGGCCTGTTAGGTGGGGCCGGTGTCTCCTGTAGTGGCCAGAGCAGAGCCCCCccgggggtgtaatcagaagagGGTCTCTGAGCAGCACGGCCAGCGCCCACCCACTCCATGGTGGAGGGTCCCCCTCGTCCCCATTTCCCCTGAGCATGGAGACAGACTGACATTTTCTGGCAGAACTGTACCAAGCACAGGGCAAAACAGAGACAAGATAATTACGGGGATAACAGAGGCTAAAAATAGCCCTCCTTCACAGCCCAGACTCCTGCCATGGAAGATGCCAGACGAGCCAGCAGCCAGAGCACGGGAGCCCGGGGCCCTCGGAGGAGGGCAGCCCCCAAGCACAGAAGGGCGAACAGGGGGGCACAGGGCTGGCCCAGCGGTCTCTGTCTTCAGAGAGTGCCAAGCAGGTGCCGGGACAGGGAGGGCCAGGGAGAGTCCACAGAGGTGACACCAACGGTGGGCAGAAGGGTGGCGGCCATGGAGAGGAGGACACGAGAGAGCAGGGCTTCAGAGGATGAATAGAAGTCCAGCAGACGGGGTGGAGGTGGGACTATCATGGGCACCTTGTGGCTCCCCGTGAGACATCCAGCGAGGCGAGCAAGGCGACATCCCAGAGGGCGTCAGAGGTCCCTGCTCGGACCCTCCTTCTAGAGCCATTTGGTTACTCTCGCAGTGAGGGGCTCACTCCCTCCTCAGGTTGCTGCTGTCCTTGGGGGAATGGCCTCTAAGTAAGACTCCCCTCCTTCGGGCATCCTGAGCCAAGGCTTGCCCTGCCTTGAAGGGGCCATAGCTTAGAGACGCGACAGTGGCTGGCACCCAGCAGCCACAGGTCAGAGCCATGCTCGGGGCCCAGCCGTGGGGAAGGGACTCAGAGAGGGACACCTGGCACCGCCAGCCCTTTCCTGGGCTGAGCCCAGCGGGCTGTGCTCAGAGGtcacttggggtggggggggcctgtGCCCAAGGTCCAGGACTCCTGCAAAGAGGCAGGTCAGAAGGAGGAGGCATTCTGGAGCCCTTCCAGGTGGGCAGCAGGAGACAGCTGGGGagagccaggcagagggcaggggcgATGGGAGAGGACTAGGGAGGAGGTTTGCTTCTAGGGGATTCTGGAAGGACGCAGCGGCTGGCAGGACGGGAAGGGCCAGAGGCGgtgggagagagacaaggaggagAGGTAGAGACAGAGGGGCGGGGGTAGGAGGGAGACAAGGAGGCCAGGGAGGTCTGCAAAAGGGGGGTGTGGGCGATGGCGTGGCACCCCCAGCAGCACTGCAGGGTggtggctggaggcagggctgggtctgGAACTGGGGCTCTACGCagaggcgggtgggggagggggcacaccTGGCAAGCTGGGTCTTAAAGGTCTTTGTATTCCAGGACGAGGGTCTCCGGAAAACAGATCAGCACAAAGGGGACACAAAAGCAGATGCATGGGCTGGCGTGGTCCTCCGAGAGCAGGAGTGAGCGAAGAGCATCTGAAACTccgggaaaaacaaaacataagcgAGGAAATGTCATCACAGGCCACACCCTGGGGGAAGTGAGCGCACTGAGTCTGAAATCCACGGAGGTGCTGGCCTCTGGGGAGAGGCAAGGCGCGTGGCGGCTCCGGGCGGGGTGGCGGCCCTGGCTGAGGCTGGCACAGGGTTCGTGGCTGGCTCTGTCACAGTTACAGAAGAGACAGGGGATCTAAGCCAGcttgccctggggaggggggttgggtggggaggatgggcagggtctgggtgctggggtggggcATCCCGGCCCTTCCTAGGCTCCCAGCTGGGACTTGGGGGCCACCGTGGGGGGTCAGTCCTGGGGGGCCAAGGGTATAGCCTCAGTGCAGTGTCCAGTGCGTGGTGGACTCAGGGGTGCAGAGAAAAGAGCAGGACTGGCCAGCGGTGGGTGTGTAGTGGCGGCTCTGCGGGGCTTTCGGGGAGCAAACCCCATCCTGACAGTGGCTTTGCTTCTGGAAAGGCCACCCTTACCCTGTGGTTCAGCTTCAGCTCCACCCTCAGGCCATGCTGCCCTCCCCTGTGTCCCCCAGGGTGGCCCGGGGTCAGCATTGGGGTTACCGGGCCATCTGGGGAAGGTGGGTTTGGCGTGGCTAAGCGGGGGAGGGGGTAGGTGAGCAGGGGTGCCCACATGGGGCTACAGAGGGCAGGAAAGACGGGAGACAGAGGATGGGGCCCAGGAAGGGACACTTGCTGCCTGATGTCCTGCTTTCCCTCCTGTGGGAGGTTCAGCCTCAGGTGGACCAAGACTTGCAGGAGGCTATTTGGTTCACCTGGTGACTCCCTGTCCCCGGGACCTCAGTCCCCCATCCGTGCAGGCCAGTGGCCGGGCAGGCTTGGAGCCTCCCCCGTCACGGGAAGTGCTGCCTGAGGGCTGTGTTGGGGCCTCCAGAGCCACGAGATGGGGGGCTGGGTCTGCCTGGCCTCCTCCTGGGGGACTCCGGCTAATGGCTGGGAGCACCACAGTGTGGGGGGCTGCTCGGGGGTGCAGGACGGGCGGCtcccagggaggaaagggaaagcacAGGGAGCCTCACGGTCCGGGCTGGGTCTGGAACCAGGGGCAGGGCCCTGAGCTGCAGACTGTCATGTAGCCCGTAGGAGGCCCACAGCAGAACCACGGCCAGCTCAGAGCCCACCATTTCCTTTGCCGTTGGGGAGAAGCACATGTTCCAAGCAGGCCCCCCCCACACAAAGGCAGAATCAGTGAGGACGTGGGCTCAGAAACATCCCTTCAGTGAGGCCATTGTTTCCAGCATCTTCCAGGCAGTAGGCATGGGGAGCAGGAGTCTGGCTGGTTCCCTTCAATCTTGGGCATGTCCttgcccctccctgtgccttagtttcccgGTTGGGAAGACGGGACTATGGAAGGGAGCCGTCCTAGGGGAGTTTTCCTAGAGGACTCCATTCTAGGGGAGCTGGTCCTAGTGGACCCCATCATGGTGGAGCCTGTCCTAGGAGAGACTGGCCTAGGGGTCTGTCATGGACAAGCCTGCCAGGGGAAGCCTGtcataaggaagagagagagacagagatagacagagacagagagagatggagacagagacaacAGAGACCCAGAGACTTCGCCaaagaggccacactgaaagggagaggagggggaggatggAGCCCGAGGTGGCAGAATGGGGGTGAGACAGGGGGCGTCGGGGACTGGAGAGGTCAGCTGGGTGGTGGTCCCCAGTCACTCAGGGACACACAGCTCCAAGTTACAACTCTCCAGCCAAGGGTCCCCTTCAGGTTCTAAGGGACACTCAGCAGTGCTGCACGTGCGTAGCCCATCGAAGGGGACGTTAAAGTGAGGTTCGGTCCCCCTGGTGTCTTCAAACCTTTCAAGCTACTTCCATACCAAAATCACCACATTCTACAGGGAATCTAGTCTTTCAAACTTTTGAAAtttctaaatacttaaaaattattataaactcAATAAATTAGGCTAAAAAGAAGGGTGATTCTTAAGCCCTTTCTAGTGTTCCAATACTATATCTAAAACTGTATATGGGTTCTGCCTGAAGTCACAAGTCTACACCAGCGGCCCCATTACACACTTCACGTCGGCATCACgagcttctcccttccctccatcaGCCCCACCTTCCCCAGTAGGAAAATGCCTAGAATTTGAAGCACATCAAATTCTTGACAAAAACGATAACATTTTGAGTTTCATTCTGTGGAATTTCTACATTAATCCCAAATCCTCTTGGAGTTCAAAGTCCCTCACGGACTAGAGAGTCACATCACGAGGGAAGTTATCTCACCTGGAACAATTCTCAAGACCACCCTCACTTCTGATGCCAGCTGCAGAGTCTGGGGTCCCCGAGACCCCGTCAGGTCCGCCAATTCACTCGAAGGGCTTCCAGAGCTCACGAGAGCTGTCATGCTCACCGTTCCGGCTTGTCGCAGGGAAAGGACACAGACTGCTATCAGCCAGGGGAAGGGGTGCCCCGGGCAAGGCCCAGGAGGGTCCACACCGCCCTCTCCCCGTGGAGTCGCGGGCAGCGTGAGCTCCACTGGCCCCGAAATGACAGTGCGCAGGACTGTTGCCAGCCAGGGAAGACCCCAGCCTCGGTGTCCAAGGTCTTTATCTGGCTTCCGGTCACGCAGACCTGGACGGCTGCCTGCATGGCTGACCTCAGTCTCCAGCCCCTCGGGAGGCTGAGCTGATACCGTGtggcccagagccccagggaaATAAGGACACTGGACTCGGGACGTTCCCAGGCTCGACGATGACCTCCCAGCAGCCGAGGACACACGCCAGACCTCCCTTGGGCCAGGTGAAGTTCACATCACCCCAATTTTCCATGTGGCCTTCTGCCCTGCAGCTGTCCACTGaagtctccctgcccccctcctacACGCAGCTGGGTGTGGACCTGTGACTGGAGTCCCTGGGGCTGGCGTGGGTGGCAGTGATGGGCCTCCTGCCAGGGCTTCTCTGGGCCTACAGACTGTGGTAtgcccttcctgcctctttgcccttcctctgccttggGTCAGCAGACAAGGACAGTGGCCTGGCGGTGACAGAGCCCTGGAAGGTCTGAATTGGACGAGGAGCCCAGGCATCAACCACACGCTCACGGGGCGGAAAAGAAGCCATTTCGTTGGGcctctttgttacagcagctgggCCTCACTCTGACTCATACCCTGTCCCAAACCTGATTCTCAGGCTGGCCCTTGCAGCTGTTTAACCACCAGGGCGAAGGGTCCACCCCAGTAGCACATTAAGGGGACGCGCAAGACCTTCATCTCAGCTGAGCCTCGGAGGGACAACAGGGAGTAACAGTCCGAGCAGCTACCCCCACCCGGGCCTCGCCCTCTGACCCTCACGCCAGACCTATGTGCGGACTTGATTTTAGAGAAAGGGCAGCCCTGGGGCTGGAGCCCTCACCCACAGGGCTCAGAAGGCCCGCAGCAAGCGGGGTCTTGAGGGTGAGCCTGTCCCCAGTTCCATCTCTGCTCCCCGAAGGCAGGCAAGCAcggcccctccctgtgcctcagtttccccacacgTTCGTCAAGAGAGGAGGCTGGGTAGCCTGTGATAATGGGTGGGCAGAAGAGGGAGGGGTGAGTGAGGCCTGTACTGGGAACATCCTGTCGTGGGACgtggctgggtggctgggtctGGGCTTCCCCACGCCACCCCGCCTGGCTCTGCCCTCGCCCTCAGCCTTTTCTCTGAGGACGCAGAGACTCAGAGCTGCGTCCCCAATTACTTGAAGTGCTCAGGTAGCCTGTCTCCCAATCATCCAATTACAGGGAGtaacttttcattattaaaacGGAAAAGcacctgcagcccccagcccttgACGTGAGCGGTAGTGTTTCTCCGGGAGCGATCGCTGCCTCTCAGGCTGCGCCGTGGGGCCCCAGCCTCCTATTCCTGTCAATTTCCTCTCCCCATTCTTTCCAGAGCTCCCATTattcaaaaggaataaaagtgaaGAATAGAGAAGAGGAAGCCTTTTCACCGTGGAGCGTCTTGCTCGGGGCCGCCAGCCCTCTCCACGCAGAGGTGACGCCGTTTCCTCGTGGCGGGTGGTTCTTTCTGCTCCCGCTCACTTCCTGCCTCCCCTGGTCTCCTCCTTGTGGCCTGGCAGGGCTCCGTGCTCCGCCAGGACCCTGCAGCGAGGCTCTAGCAGGACCGGccctccccaggctgggctgggctcacACCACTCGCACCTGCCCTCGGCCCTCGCCCAGCACCTCACGGAGCAGAGCAGCCCCTGTGCCGGGTAGGTGACCAGGACCTGCCCATGACTGTGGCATCTGTGACGGTCAGCTTTACACGTCAGCCTCGCTAGGGAACCATCCCCCCACAGTCAATCAAACCCTAATGTCGGTATTGCCTGGCAGGCCTTTTGCAGGTGTGACTGACCCCAGAATCAGTTGACTTTACATAAGGATGATCACTGAGGTCATCTGAGTGGGCCTGGCTCAATCAGTTGACGGGCCCTCACCACGGAGCTTAGCCCTTGCTCAGGAAGAAATCCCACAGCAGCTCAGCCTGGGCCCCAGAGGTCCAGCCTGCCCAACGGAGCAAGCAAACTCCTTGTAACCAATGGCTCACTGTCCACCTCCACTGGGCCTGCTTCCTCTTGAACACTGCCTGGTCCAGGGACTTGAGCCCTCTCCAGGCTAGCTCTCCCCGCACCAGGGGCCTTGTGACCCCACAGAGGCCAGCGAGGCTGACCACCCACAGGGCACAAGATGGCCCTCGGCTCTGTTCTTAAACCCACAGGTGGGTTCATATTAGTGAGAGtttgcccattttgcagatgaggaaacaggtttaCGACCCAGGGCTTGTCAGGCTCACCTCCCAGCAGGGATCTTGCCTTGCCTGGGTCCCCAGGGCTCGGTGCTGGAGAAGACCCCTAGGCAGAAGCCCTCGGCCTCCGTGTGGGCTGAGTCCTGGCGGCAGGACAGCTCGAAGAACACCCCTACGCCCCAGCAGAGCGTGAGCAGAGTATGCTGAGGGGCAGTCCTCGGCTCAGCCGGGAGGAGGTCTCCACCAGTCCCCCACTGCTGGCTGCCTCCAGCCTGGGGGCCATAGGGCATTGGCTTCCATGAGGGGAGCCCCTAAGGCCCTGCTCCCCTGAGCCTCCAGGACCCTGGCCAACTGGCCTGCAGGGTGATGGGGCTGTGCTCCCCTAGGTTCCCTAAGACCCTTCAGTGCACTCATGGGGCTTTCAGGGACCCGCCACCCGGAGCCGCCTCCCTCCACACTCCACGTCAGCCACCCCAAGCTAGCAGAGAAACAGCATGCACCGACAAGTTTCACTGTTTTATTAACAAAATCTTACAAAAGAATCTGTCTTCAGGTAAGGTGGTGGGGGTGGATACACACGGCCTGGCCCGACGTTCAAGGCCAGAGCCGCTGGGGACAGGGGGACCGGCCACACCCTCTTAAGGACCCTAGGGCCTCCCCGCAGCATATGCCAGCCTGTGAGTATGGGTTATGGCTtatgtgcaaaaataaaatctggggggggggctggcaggGGTGCAGGGTGGAGGGCTGACAGAGTCACAGGCAGCCATCAGTCTCCTGAATCTGGAAACCCCCACCAGACAGGCAGAAAGGAGAACCCCAGCCTGGGCCTGCTCGGGCTGCAGACACGAGTGGCCGGCCAGCACCAGGGACAGCACCAGGGCGTGGGTGCCAGGACAGGTGGGGGTCTGGGCCCCGGCAACAACGGCAGGGCCTGGCAGAGAGCCTGCATAAGGCCAAGGTGCACGGCTTCTAGGATCTCCTGGTCCTGGGGCTGCAGGCAGCGGCCGGGGCTGTGGCCTCAGCCTCAGAGCTCCTGGAAAGCTCTGGCAGGAGAGGATGGCCACCATGCCATGGGCAGGGGATCCTGGGCTGGAGCGAGACAGGGCGCAAGGTAGCAGACCCCGACTCCAGCCACAGTGGCCGTGGGGGCGGGCAGGCTGGTGGCCAGCGGGGCAGGCCTAGTGGCAGGCCCTGGCCCTCACGCTGGCCCGTGTTCATCACCAGCTTTCTGCCGGGCCCGCCCTGTCTGCGGCTCCTCTGCGGACCTCTGTGTCTCCTCGTGTGTGGGCAgctggcaggaggagagggaggggcagtgccGGGCATAGCGGTGAAGGCTCCGTAGGAGCCTTGAGACCTGAAAGAAAGACGCAGGCGTCAGGGACAAGCTGCAGGCTGTGAGGGGCTGCACGGGAAGGGTGTGGGGTGGGTGTTACGGGGCTGCTCCTCAAGGGCCAAGCCCCCAtggtgggctgcctcttagcatGCCCAGAGTGCTGTGTTGGGGGGCACTGGGCCTGGGATCCCAGGAGGTCCAGGGACAGGGTCTCAGTGGAAGAGATGGGATGGCCGTACCTGTCGTCACTCTCCTGGCTCCTCAGCTGAGTTTGAGGACTCAAGCCCTGTGAGACCCTCCGCCGTCCGCGGGTGAGTCATCGAGCCCAGCCGATCCTTTTCCAGGCTGGGGTGAATCACTGGtgctgaggagagagaaagcgcgGGGTCCTGTGAGAGCCAGCTCCGCCACCTCGCCGCCCCGCCGCCCACGCCGGCCCTTCTCCACGGTCCTTCCCCACCACTCCTCGCTGCAGCCTCCCCGCCCACCGCATCCCTGCAGCTAACCCGCTGGGGATGACCAGTCGCTGGGGCCTCCCTACCCTACACTGCCCCCTGGTGGGGATGCCTCGGGGCCGGGGCTCACCTGAGGGGCCAGGAGGCACCAGGACGCCAGGTCTGCTGCCGCTGCCGCCGGAGGCTCCTGAGGCGGCAGCTCTCCGCCAGCAGGAGGGAGCCTCGCTGCCTGACGCCGGCCGGCCGGCTGCCCTGGGCGGCGGCAAGAGTGCCAGCCGGCCGCACAGCACCGGCCAGGAGAAGGCGGCGCCCCAAAGCCGAGGTTCCCGTGGTGCTGGTGCTGTCTTAGCTTCTGCTCTGGGGTGTCCCCTGAGCTCAGTGCTTACTGGCCTGCGCCATCTGGACACTTGATTTCTGAGTGCCCAGAGGGCCCGGGGCGTTGAGTAGAGTGACGAAGCTGGGAGGTCCTGTGGTGGCCAGAGAGTGTGCAGGGTGGGGTCAGAGGCCGggaaagacagacagaaggagGGTGACGCGCAGGGGCCCTCCGCTGTTTGGAGGATACTGCCCACAGCTGGGTGACTTGTGTCTGTGTGAGTCAGGCTGGGAGGCTGAGGTCAGGGGCCCCGCCAGATGAGGATGAGGGGCTCCCCCGTGTGGGAGTCAGCCCAGCTCAACAGTTCTGGTTGGCAAAGGCCACAGGCGGGGTGCGGTGGGCCGGCTGGGGCCGGGGCCGGCCTCTATTCGGGCTGGGTCCCGTCACTGGCTACGGACTCGTTGGTGAGGGCTGGCGTGAGGGCCTCGGCCTCGTCCtcggtgggggggcgggggctcgCGGGCTcggccccctgccccaggccgtCCTGCACCTCCACGCCCCTCTGGATGAGCTGCTCCAGGGTCTTGGGCAGCGGGCGGCGCAGGAAGCGCTGGAGCTTGGGCCGCAGGGTCCCCACCACGTACTGGATGATCTCCTCCTCCTCCGCGTCCGCGTAGAGCGTCTGGTACAGGTCCCGCTTGCGCCACAGGAACTGGTCCagcggctccccctgcttctgcggCAGGTCCAGCTCCCGCTGGATGGCCTCCCGGGACAGCGTGCCCTCGCTGTACTGCAGGAACTCTTTCTTGAACTCCACCCAGTTCTTCACGGAACCCTGCTTGAACTCCCACCATTTCTTGGCCGGCCCGTTCATGTGGTTCTGGATCTGTGACAGCCAGTACTCCTCGGAACCGCCCACCTGTCGCAGGTACTCCTCCAGGTGGCTGAGGAACTCCCTCGGATCCTCAAAGATCTGCGTGTCCACACCGGGGCTCGGCTGCCCGTCCTCACCGGGCCCCCAGGGCGGGTACTGCTGGGCCTCCACGGGCTCCTGCCCGGGCAGCTCCCCCGTGGCCGGCGGCGGGGTGATGGCGTAGGGGCTGACGGTGTAGTCGTAGGGATCCGCCTCCTGGCAGTAGCCCTCGGGACCCCCGACGCCCACGGAGACGGTGTGGCGGGCCGGCTCGTTGCCCACAGGGTACTTGCCGCCCATGGCCTCCAGGCGGTCGGCCCACTTCTCCAGCCGGTAGAAGACCTCCCGCCACACGTGCATCTCCCGCTTGACCCAGCGCTCCAGGTTGGCGATGGTCTCCTGGCAGCGACACAGGCAGGCCTTGATGGACTTCTTCCAGCGCTGCGAGTCGCCGGTGGGCACGTAGCCGTCCAGGTTGCTCTCCAGCTTCCCCACCGACCGGTGCAGCCCTTTCAGCTCGCGCTCCACCTGCTTGGACACCTCGGTCAGCAGGTGCCGGTGGGTCCTCCGCACGTGCTCCAGCATCTCGGCCCGGCACTTACCGATCTGCAGGATCACGTTGGGCTTGGCCGCCGGCCCGCCCCGCGGCCCGGGGTAGGCGTGGAGGCCGCCGCTCGTCATGTGGTCCAGCTCCATCGGTGCGCAGGTGGCCGCGGCGATCGGACTGGCGGGAGGCGGCGGGCTGCAAAGTCCTCCTGGGCCGGCTGTGCGGTGGAGCCGGGAC belongs to Ailuropoda melanoleuca isolate Jingjing chromosome 9, ASM200744v2, whole genome shotgun sequence and includes:
- the ARC gene encoding activity-regulated cytoskeleton-associated protein, whose protein sequence is MELDHMTSGGLHAYPGPRGGPAAKPNVILQIGKCRAEMLEHVRRTHRHLLTEVSKQVERELKGLHRSVGKLESNLDGYVPTGDSQRWKKSIKACLCRCQETIANLERWVKREMHVWREVFYRLEKWADRLEAMGGKYPVGNEPARHTVSVGVGGPEGYCQEADPYDYTVSPYAITPPPATGELPGQEPVEAQQYPPWGPGEDGQPSPGVDTQIFEDPREFLSHLEEYLRQVGGSEEYWLSQIQNHMNGPAKKWWEFKQGSVKNWVEFKKEFLQYSEGTLSREAIQRELDLPQKQGEPLDQFLWRKRDLYQTLYADAEEEEIIQYVVGTLRPKLQRFLRRPLPKTLEQLIQRGVEVQDGLGQGAEPASPRPPTEDEAEALTPALTNESVASDGTQPE